A single Cryptococcus deuterogattii R265 chromosome 2, complete sequence DNA region contains:
- a CDS encoding DNA polymerase kappa subunit: MSRPLALKKRGYLAKEDVSDEERAAAEAMQRSFERSLAGPSVGKAGITRDQTEINRIIAEASKGSKFYNNQVRKDQELTEKIAWYRSKRDELMRMAPRDQLEAEADRILMEVEATRDLSQTIVHVDMDAFYASVEVQRDPSLKGKAFGVGKGVLCTASYEARKYGVRSAMASFIAKKLCPHIILTDLHFDLYTKASKAVKEVLVQYDENLMMASLDEGYLNITPYMSAHNMTASEVVTQIRAQVEKNTSLTISAGIAANRMLAKICSDKNKPNGQFELASDRATIVRFMRDLPVRKIPGFGRVTERCLEGLEIETCGNIYEKRMDLLLMDHWFGFRGLCRAYLGIADNTVGPGRREERKSVGVERTFRDKTDDEEIMATLIEIVEELGKDLDRLQFAGKTVTVKYKLHTYENKTRAKSISKYISSARDILPVAQELLKKELPLRIRLLGVRLSTLKDLTVVEKGIKGFFKAAEDKAKTESPITGRPLETAEHVPEMMRLDAENARGEDFDAEEASGSEDIGAVDFEILPGTAKKRKSPSPTREAPSPAAGPICPICGQTLDPGTSNQQLNDHVDWCLNKDAIKEASRVSPVAQKKAKIERAFKNSSSTGSGPAKKGRPTGEKGTISSWLKKG, from the exons ATGTCCCGGCCCCTAGCCTTGAAGAAGCGCGGATATCTGgccaaagaagatgtctcagatgaggagagagcGGCAGCCGAAGCTATGCAACGCAGTTTCGAGAGAAGTTTGGCGGGACCTAGTGTTGGCAAGGCTG GTATCACAAGAGATCAAACAG AGATCAACAGGATCATTGCAGAAGCCTCCAAA GGGTCCAA GTTTTACAATAATCAGGTGCGAAAAGATCAGGAGCTCACTGAAAAGATCGCATGGTACCGAAGCAAG CGAGATGAGCTCATGAGAATGGCTCCCCGTGACCAACTGGAAGCTGAGGCTGATCGTATC CTCATGGAAGTTGAGGCGACCCGAGACTTGAGTCAAACGATCGTTCACGTTGATATGGACGCTTTT TATGCATCCGTCGAAGTTCAACGTGATCCATCACTGAAAGGAAAGGCTTTTGGGGTAGGCAAGGGGGTGCTGTGCACTGCCTCC TATGAAGCGAGAAAATATGGAGTAAGATCTGCAATGGCTAGTTTCATTGCGAAGAAGCTCTGTCCTCATATCATCTT AACAGATCTGCACTTCGACCTCTATACAAAAGCCTCCAAGGCTGTCAAGGAAGTATTGGTACAGTACGATGAAAATCTCATGATGGCGAGTTTGGATGAAGGGTATCTGAA CATAACGCCTTACATGTCGGCCCATAATATGACGGCTTCGGAGGTCGTCACACAAATAAGGGCTCAAGTGGAAAAAAACACTAGCTTAACAATCTCGGCAGGAATAGCAGCCAATCGTATGTTAGCCAAG ATCTGCTCTGACAAAAACAAGCCAAATGGGCAATTCGAGTTGGCATCCGACCGAGCTACCATTGTTCGTTTCATGCGGGATTTGCCTGTCAGGAAAATTCCAGGTTTTGGGAGAGTGACAGAACGTTGTCTTGAAGGGCTTGAAATAGAG ACTTGCGGAAATATCTATGAGAAACGGATGGATCTACTTCTTATGGATCACTGGTTCGGCTTCCGAGGTCTATG CCGTGCATACTTGGGGATAGCAGATAATACTGTCGGGCCAGGCAGACGAGAAGAGCGAAAAAGCGTTGGTGTCGAAAG AACATTTCGAGATAAgacggatgatgaagagatcatGGCCACTTTGATCGAAATTGTCGAAGAGTTAGGGAAGGATCTGGATCGGTTACAGTTTGCGGGCAAAACTGTTACCGTCAAGTACAAA CTGCATACATACGAAA ATAAGACGCGAGCAAAGTCAATATCGAAGTATATCTCATCAGCGAGGGATATCCTGCCTGTAGCCCAAGAActgttgaaaaaggaacTGCCTTTGCGGATACGCTTACTTGGCGTACGGTTATCAACACTGAAAGATCTTACCGTCGTTGAAAAAGGCATTAAAGGA TTTTTCAAGGCAGCCGAAGACAAGGCCAAGACTGAGTCGCCTATCACTGGCCGTCCATTAGAAACAGCAGAACATGTACCCGAGATGATGCGCCTGGATGCAGAGAATGCGCGAGGGGAAGATTTTGACGCAGAGGAGGCGAGTGGGTCAGAAGATATTGGTGCAGTTGATTTTGAAATCCTCCCAGGTACcgcaaagaaaagaaagagtcCTTCACCGACGCGCGAAgccccttctccagcagCTGGCCCCATCTGTCCCATATGCGGCCAGACGCTTGATCCAGGGACTTCCAACCAACAACTCAATGATCACGTTGATTGGTGTCTCAATAAGGATGCCATCAAAGAGGCTAGCCGCGTTTCGCCAGTGGCTCAGAAAAAGGCTAAAATCGAAAGAGCGTTTAAAAACTCATCGTCCACCGGCTCAGGGCCAGCGAAAAAAGGTAGACCGACGGGAGAAAAGGGTACGATTTCGAGCTGGCTGAAGAAAGGTTAA
- a CDS encoding ubiquinol-cytochrome c reductase core subunit 2: MYSLNRLPRSAALKNSANLLRRNASTTSAGGVNVVGFENKGPAATSSLTVAIKAGSRYETTPGVAHVLKSFAYKATASASALRTAREAELYGGVLSAALTREHLLLSAEFLRGDEEHFLNVLASVLSSSQFYQHELNELVLPVVEAETISSQATPSTIALDLAHSLAFRRGLGNSLYANKNYPVTIDDVKSFGDAAFAKSNIAVVGTGISTEVLAKAVGNAFGAGTSSASKLSTPQATYYGGETRVPLDIHAPATATPTMVIAFGTSSPASADLKVLKHLLGGETSVKWTPGVSPLAQAADKFPGASAKAFLLPYSDAALFGVVLSAPTSVQTKALAQEVASIVKGAGEFKEEEVKRAIAKATFEDAASTETLPGFVAAAGPAALVGSVPEAQSFSGVSASSISKAAAELLKGKPTVVSIGNITVLPYADEIGL; encoded by the exons ATGTACTCCCTCAACAGGCTTCCCAGGAGCGCCGCGCTCAAAAACTCCGCCAATCTCCTCAGGCGAAACGCCAGCACTACCTCTGCCGGCGGTGTCAATGTCGTTGGTTTCGAAAACAAGGGCCCTGCTGCCACTTCAAGCTTGACCGTCGCCATCAAGGCTGGTTCCCGATATGAGACCACTCCCGGTGTCGCCCATGttttgaagagctttgCGTACAAG GCCACTGCTTCTGCGTCTGCTTTGAGAACAGCTAGGGAAGCCGAGTTGTACGGTGGTGTCTTGTCTGCTGCTCTTACTAGGGAACACCTTTTGCTCTCCGCCGAGTTCCTCCGTGGTGACGA AGAACACTTCCTCAACGTCCTCGCTTCcgttctttcctcctctcaaTTCTACCAACACGAACTCAATGAGCTTGTTCTCCCTGTTGTTGAGGCGGagaccatctcttcccaggCTACTCCTTCTACCATCGCTCTTGACCTTGCCCACTCCCTTGCTTTCCGACGAGGTCTCGGTAACTCCCTCTACGCCAACAAGAACTACCCCGTCACCATTGACGACGTGAAGTCTTTCGGTGACGCCGCTTTCGCCAAGTCCAACATTGCTGTTGTCGGTACCGGTATATCCACCGAGGTTCTCGCCAAGGCCGTTGGCAACGCTTTCGGCGCTGGTACCAGCTCTGCCTCCAAGCTCTCTACTCCTCAGGCCACCTACTACGGTGGTGAAACCCGAGTGCCCCTCGACATCCACGCCCCTGCTACTGCCACACCTACCATGGTTATCGCCTTCGGtacctcttctcctgcttctgCCGACCTCAAGGTCCTTAAGCACCTCCTCGGTGGTGAGACCTCCGTCAAGTGGACTCCTGGTgtttctcctcttgctcaagCCGCCGACAAGTTCCCTGGCGCCTCCGCCAAGgctttcctccttccttacTCCGACGCCGCTCTCTTCGGTGTCGTCCTTTCCGCCCCCACAAGTGTCCAAACCAAGGCTTTGGCTCAGGAGGTTGCCAGCATCGTCAAGGGCGCCGGCGAattcaaggaagaggaggtgaagCGAGCGATTGCGAAGGCCACCTTCGAGGACGCTGCTAGCACCGAGACCTTGCCCGGTTTTgtcgctgctgctggtcCTGCTGCGCTCGTTGGTTCCGTCCCCGAAGCTCAGTCCTTCTCCGGtgtttctgcttcttccatctccaag GCTGCCGCCGAATTGCTGAAGGGCAAGCCTACCGTTGTTAGCATCGGTAACATCACTGTTCTTCCTTATGC CGACGAGATCGGACTTTAA
- a CDS encoding white collar 1 protein: protein MSTNHTSPQPQNTLQPGTDQTSRPELRPTNSALSSTQSPLDWSSFMNFQTPPGVQGNSLGLHRSLSNLENGQSRRISGRSIPSPGVESSVRPGDQYQSFAQGIVLSRASSSAINFQAPQPRIVRPDQFSTSQQYAIDPSPRQSQAYPSPNFQFHPYASQQYSHHPSPQISSSHTPADQSFKCKSPASSSSHSHSNLTPGSSVQLSHPKPLRRTSGSMGLSGDDENALSLDISKFPRGVRFQMSPHVTNHAAGAPPSGGQAWIDYPDTSVQISDASQTTPGGMYARPTCMGGPAWVTTPDQGHSLGSNEDAGWNRWDQAQMKQIGSSMGAGVGMTLPQIGTPYVNPDLNSAPYGQRVQHFPSNSYYNGQYNLQRGQHTQQESESSGREVGSRDIVMNSPHQYGAISGPIYGSGPPSSNHFGSPGDSRLQPHTSPVSHQRPSSRLSHDPTRTPNMTSTSAILPQRPSYDQNISDHRLSHQFDFSTAASVSVPPNPHHGEMNFALSSTAQYVHPANGRALLQHPLPLAQQALQDGPGLYSTTGFDMLGILARVAARKNPSMVIGPVDMSCSFLVVDIRRYDSPIVYASPTFTRLTGYELPQLLGRNCRFLQSPDGEVVKGSKREYTDNEAVYLLKRSIEAGKECQTSLINYRRNGEPFINLVTVVPIPWDGPEIVYHVGFQIDLVEQPNRILRNMQSGNYSVDYTYSIPPEKPLQLDVKGAVTAGLSTAVLDIMGSRTKALAAGTEEGARMEWLKMVLDNTDDFIHALSLKGFFQYASSSIRRSLGYEPEDLLNKNISEFAHPSDIVPVIRALKDSTQTMGEEQHPKPVHFTFRIRTKNSGYVWLESMGRLVVETGKGRKAVILSGRVRNMPTLTWGKVAEHGGLAKTEFWAKISVQGLLLNITFGIDKVLGYQAEEILGKNLFSLLPGGQNTPPSGEDPNNIYASAPNIASVAKAIYQTIHDSTHQGALSIQQKMVHRSGQHVDVILVFYAPGQAKDMQAPAYSSGNKSASANFIGAVNGVPTNSVKITDIFVQVKLLSASLPIQRSIQPPSVASLTQARPLIHLPNDNIFEELETGRDSSWQYELHQMKMTNRRLRDNIAALKEKRAGKAKKRKFNIVDEGSENQSEIIDTSLSSEIGDIGF, encoded by the exons ATGTCAACAAACCACACTTCCCCGCAGCCACAGAATACCCTTCAACCCGGTACCGATCAAACCAGCAGACCTGAGTTAAGACCTACAAACAGTGCTCTCAGC TCTACCCAATCGCCTCTAGACTGGTCAAGTTTTATGAATTTCCAAACTCCTCCTGGAGTTCAAGGCAATTCTTTAGGACTACATCGCTCGCTGAGCAACTTGGAGAACGGTCAGTCAAGACGGATAAGCGGTCGTAGCATCCCCAGCCCTGGTGTGGAATCTAGCGTTCGTCCCGGAGATCAATACCAGTCTTTTGCGCAAGGAATTGTTCTCTCTCGGGCATCTTCGTCAGCAATCAATTTCCAGGCGCCTCAACCACGCATTGTACGGCCAGATCAGTTCTCTACATCACAGCAGTACGCTATCGATCCCTCCCCGCGGCAGAGCCAAGCATACCCTTCACCAAATTTCCAATTTCATCCCTACGCTTCTCAACAGTACTCgcatcatccatcacctcaaatatcctcttcccacacTCCTGCGGACCAATCATTCAAATGCAAATCTCCAGCATCTAGCTCTTCGCATAGTCACTCAAATTTAACACCGGGTAGTTCAGTTCAGCTTTCGCATCCAAAACCGCTCCGTAGAACCAGTGGTAGCATGGGCCTGTCAGGCGATGACGAAAACGCTTTGTCTCTTGATATATCCAAGTTTCCGAGGGGTGTACGCTTTCAAATGTCCCCCCATGTGACGAATCATGCTGCAGGAGCTCCGCCATCAGGTGGTCAAGCTTGGATCGACTATCCAGACACTTCTGTTCAGATCTCTGATGCTTCTCAAACTACTCCAGGAGGCATGTACGCTCGCCCAACGTGTATGGGAGGGCCCGCTTGGGTTACGACTCCAGATCAGGGGCACTCTCTTGGCTCAAATGAAGATGCTGGCTGGAATAGGTGGGATCAAGCTCAAATGAAGCAGATTGGATCAAGTATGGGCGCAGGTGTAGGAATGACTTTGCCTCAGATAGGAACGCCTTACGTCAACCCTGATCTGAATTCAGCCCCTTATGGTCAAAGGGTTCAACATTTTCCGTCAAATAGCTATTATAATGGTCAGTATAATCTACAGCGAGGCCAGCATACGCAGCAGGAAAGTGAGTCAAGTGGCAGAGAAGTGGGAAGTAGAGATATTGTGATGAACAGCCCCCACCAATATGGGGCCATTTCGGGGCCTATTTATGGCTCGGGCCCACCTTCCAGTAATCATTTTGGCTCGCCAGGTGACTCTCGTCTACAGCCACATACATCGCCCGTGTCACATCAGAGACCATCCTCCCGTCTGTCTCACGATCCAACACGCACCCCAAACATGACGTCCACCTCTGCTATCCTTCCTCAGCGCCCTTCCTATGATCAAAATATTTCAGATCATCGACTCTCTCACCAATTTGACTTCTCCACTGCCGCGTCTGTATCTGTACCTCCAAACCCACACCATGGTGAGATGAACTTTGCATTATCATCCACGGCTCAGTATGTGCATCCAGCCAATGGCCGAGCCCTTTTACAGCACCCACTGCCTCTTGCCCAACAAGCTTTACAAGATGGACCAGGATTATATTCTACTACCGGCTTCGATATGCTTGGTATATTGGCAAGAGTAGCGGCGAGAAAGAACCCCAGCATGGTAATCGGACCTGTTGACATGAGTTGTAGTTTCCTGGTGGTG GATATAAGGAGATATGATTCTCCCATTGTCTATGCTAGTCCGACTTTCACAAGGTTGACTGGTTACGAGCTTCCCCAGCTTCTCGGCCGTAACTGTCGATTTCTTCAAAGTCCCGATGGAGAAGTTGTCAAAGGCTCCAAACGTGAATACACGGATAATGAGGCTGTCTATCTCCTGAAGCGGTCTATCGAGGCTGGGAAGGAATGTCAAACCTCTCTTATTAATTATCGACGGAATGGTGAACCTTTCATCAACCTTGTCACTGTTGTGCCTATACCATGGGACGGTCCCGAGATCGTCTACCACGTGGGCTTTCAAATAGACTTGGTTGAACAGCCAAACAGAATTCTCCGCAATATGCAAAGTGGGAACTACTCAGTGGATTACACTTATTCCATCCCACCTGAAAAGCCTTTACAGCTTGATGTAAAAGGTGCTGTGACAGCAGGCCTGAGTACGGCTGTGCTGGATATTATGGGCAGTAGGACGAAGGCTCTCGCGGCCGGCACCGAAGAGGGTGCTCGAATGGAGTGGTTGAAGATGGTTCTGGATAATACAGATG ACTTCATACATGCCTTGTCGCTCAAAGGTTTCTTTCAATacgcttcatcttccatccgaCGTTCTTTAGGGTATGAGCCTGAAGATCTGTTAAACAAAAACATCTCCGAATTCGCACACCCATCTGATATCGTGCCTGTCATACGTGCCCTCAAAGATTCTACGCAAACGATGGGGGAGGAGCAGCATCCAAAACCTGTTCATTTCACCTTCCGCATTCGTACAAAGAACTCTGGATACGTGTGGTTAGAAAGTATGGGAAGGCTTGTCGTAGAAACTGGCAAAGGTCGTAAGGCCGTCATTCTTTCTGGGAGAGTGAGGAACATGCCCACTTTGACTTGGGGCAAGGTAGCGGAGCATGGTGGGCTCGCCAAAACGGAGTTCTGGGCTAAGATTTCAGTTCAAGGTTTACTCCTAAATATCACCTTTGGCATTGACAAGGTCTTAGGCTACCAAGCTGAAGAGATTCTGGGTAAAAACTTGTTTTCACTTTTGCCTGGTGGCCAAAATACCCCTCCATCTGGCGAAGATCCCAATAATATCTATGCTTCAGCTCCCAACATCGCTTCTGTCGCCAAGGCAATCTATCAAACCATACATGACAGTACCCACCAGGGTGCATTGTCTATTCAGCAAAAGATGGTTCATCGTTCCGGTCAGCATGTCGACGTGATTCTGGTCTTTTATGCTCCAGGACAAGCTAAAGACATGCAAGCCCCTGCTTACTCTAGTGGTAATAAATCGGCGTCAGCCAATTTTATTGGCGCAGTGAATGGAGTTCCGACCAACTCTGTCAAGATTACCGACATTTTTGTCCAGGTCAAATTGCTATCAGCCTCCCTTCCGATACAACGTTCGATTCAGCCTCCGTCAGTCGCTTCACTCACTCAAGCCCGCCCCCTCATCCATTTACCCAACGACAATATTTTCGAAGAGTTGGAGACTGGGAGAGACTCTTCTTGGCAATATGAACTTCAtcagatgaagatgacaaaCAGGAGGTTGAGAGATAACATTGCGGCtctcaaggagaagagggctgggaaagcaaagaagaggaagttcAATATTGTGGATGAGGGTTCAGAGAACCAATCAGAAATCATTGATACGAGCTTGAGCTCGGAAATAGGGGATATTGGGTTTTGA